Proteins from a genomic interval of Amphiura filiformis chromosome 9, Afil_fr2py, whole genome shotgun sequence:
- the LOC140160607 gene encoding LOW QUALITY PROTEIN: uncharacterized protein (The sequence of the model RefSeq protein was modified relative to this genomic sequence to represent the inferred CDS: inserted 3 bases in 2 codons): MPLMPHELDVSVSSTLKDLEEERRKQQAEGNIISPIMKAQVVRDIDRMFENLQLEISQKQSQLGQMDSLSPERGDVEGGRTHRIPRSPVQGEQQSHDLSLLAGYSTFTPPVRELQSVPETETLSSSDEKSTPXSDKPRYTPSTPLARQSQSSDMYETEALXARTVLMRTTSQPNRFSDSSVGFQQRQLQQSSSRTLDQSFDEFIMLSLEEQRKRRAPNPNAPHEEVERRPGRGTTTSSRYAFLRRSAPSLALQSMDGNAGVFTVNISDTDSSDSGQVTQQAHI; encoded by the exons ATGCCATTGATGCCTCATGAGCTGGATGTGTCAGTATCTAGTACTTTGAAAGACTTGGAAGAAGAGCGAAGAAAACAGCAAGCGGAAGGCAATATAATCAGTCCTATCATGAAAGCGCAGGTAGTGCGAGACATTGATCGTATGTTTGAAAATTTGCAATTGGAAATATCCCAGAAACAGAGCCAGTTGGGACAGATGGACTCGTTGTCTCCTGAACGAGGAGATGTAGAAGGAGGTCGAACACATCGCATTCCCAGAAGCCCAGTGCAAGGTGAACAACAATCGCACGACTTATCGTTATTAGCGGGCTACTCCACATTTACTCCACCTGTACGAGAACTTCAAAGTGTCCCCGAAACTGAGACACTAAGCTCATCTGACGAGAAATCCACAC GCTCTGACAAACCCAGATACACGCCAAGCACTCCACTTGCCAGACAATCCCAATCCTCAGATATGTATGAGACAGAGGCGCT TGCAAGAACCGTCCTTATGCGCACAACTTCCCAACCCAATAGATTTTCGGACTCAAGTGTTGGGTTCCAACAAAGACAATTACAACAAAGCAGCAGTAGGACTTTAGATCAAAGTTTCGATGAGTTCATCATGCTGTCGCTGGAAGAACAGCGAAAGAGGAGAGCGCCAAATCCAAATGCTCCACACGAAGAAGTGGAACGTAGACCGGGGAGGGGGACGACGACAAGCAGCCGCTACGCCTTTCTTAGACGATCAGCTCCTTCCTTAGCACTGCAATCCATGGATGGAAACGCAGGTGTTTTTACTGTTAATATTTCCGACACTGATTCTAGTGACAGTGGGCAGGTTACACAACAAGCtcatatataa